One stretch of Callospermophilus lateralis isolate mCalLat2 chromosome 11, mCalLat2.hap1, whole genome shotgun sequence DNA includes these proteins:
- the LOC143642242 gene encoding olfactory receptor 1-like has protein sequence MKGRNQTIISEFLLLGLSSQPQHQNMFFDLFLSIYLITVLGNLLIIILICLDSHLHTPMYLFLSILSFSDLCFSSVTMPKLLQNMQSQVPSIPYAGCLTQIYFFLFFGDLDNFILVAMAYDRYVAICFPLHYTTIMSPKLCLSLVVLSWVLTTFHALLHTLLMARLSFCVDNMIPYFFCDMSALLKLACSDTHINYLVIYIMGGLVVVLPFLLIILSYARIVSSILRVPSAQGIHKAFSTCGSHISVVSLFYGPVIALYLCPSANNSTVKDTVMSLMYTVVTPMLNPFIYSLRNRDMKGALGRVFCQKRIPTYV, from the coding sequence ATGAAAGGAAGGAACCAAACTATCATCTCAGAGTTCCTCCTCCTGGGCCTATCCAGCCAGCCACAGCACCAAAACATGTTCTTTGACCTCTTCCTAAGCATATATCTTATCACTGTCCTAGGGAACCTCCTCATCATCATCCTCATTTGCCTGGACTCCCATCTGCACACACCCATGTATTTGTTTCTCAGCATCTTGTCCTTCTCTGACCTCTGCTTTTCCTCTGTCACCATGCCCAAATTGCTACAGAACATGCAGAGTCAAGTCCCCTCCATCCCCTATGCAGGCTGCCTGACCCAGATTTACTTCTTTCTGTtttttggagaccttgacaacttcatccttgtggccatggcctatgaccgctatgtggccatctgttttccccTGCACTACACCACCATCATGAGCCCCAAGCTCTGTCTCTCCCTGGTGGTGCTGTCCTGGGTGCTGACCACATTCCATGCCCTGTTGCACACCCTGCTCATGGCAAGACTGTCTTTTTGTGTGGACAATATGATCCCCTACTTTTTCTGTGACATGTCTGCTCTACTGAAACTGGCTTGCTCTGACACTCATATTAATTATTTGGTGATATATATCATGGGAGGACTGGTTGTTGTCCTCCCATTCCTACTCATTATCTTATCCTATGCACGAATTGTCTCTTCCATCCTTAGGGTTCCTTCTGCTCAGGGTATCCATAAAGCTTTCTCCACCTGTGGCTCCCACATTTCTGTGGTGTCACTGTTCTATGGGCCAGTCATAGCTCTGTACTTATGTCCATCAGCTAATAATTCTACTGTAAAAGATACTGTCATGTCTCTGATGTACACGGTGGTGACTcccatgctgaaccccttcatctacagcctgaggaacagaGACATGAAGGGAGCCCTAGGAAGAGTCTTTTGTCAGAAGAGAATTCCCACCTATGTATGA